The segment TATAAAAAATGAAACTATCAGAAGAAGAATGGAAAAAGAAATTAGATCCTGAAGTATACAGAATCACCAGACAGAAAGGAACAGAGAGAGCCTTTACCGGAAAGTACTACTCACACCATGAAGCCGGAACTTATCATTGTAATTGTTGCAACGCTTTATTGTTCAGTTCCGGTCAAAAATATGATTCAGGAAGTGGCTGGCCCAGTTTCTATGATATTGCAAAAGAAGAAAATATCGAACTAAAATTAGATAAATCAATG is part of the Chitinophagaceae bacterium genome and harbors:
- the msrB gene encoding peptide-methionine (R)-S-oxide reductase, with translation MKLSEEEWKKKLDPEVYRITRQKGTERAFTGKYYSHHEAGTYHCNCCNALLFSSGQKYDSGSGWPSFYDIAKEENIELKLDKSMGMLRVEILCAKCNAHLGHVFDDGPNPTGKRYCVNSLSLDFKTKE